In Gammaproteobacteria bacterium, the genomic stretch TTCGACTCGGCCTTGCCCTTGATCGCCAGGTTCTCTCCGGTCTGCTTGACCGATGTCAAATACGTACCCTCTGGCAGCGTGACGATCAGTTCGTCGAACAGGTGTACGATGCTCGGACGCGTGGCCTGGAGGTTCTCGATGACGCTCATGCGCTCGACCAGTGCCTTTCGTGTGGCCTCGAGTTTCCTGATCTCCTTAATCTTGTTGTCCAGGATGGCGATCTCGTTCTCGAGGTACGTGTTTCTCAGTTTCTGGTGATCGATCAGGCCGTTGACGTGGATGTGCACGAGCCCGACGGCGATCGCCGCGGTTACGGCTGCGAATCCCAGCAGCGCAATGAACTCCTTCTGCTGGTTCTTTCGCCGCGTCTCGCGCCACGGCAGAAGGTTAATGTGCGACATCAGTGGAAACTCCTCAGTGCCAGTCCGCAGGCAATCATCATCGATGGGGCGTCGTCGCCGAGTTTCTGGCCGCTGACCCGGCTGCTCGTCGACATTCGGCTGAAGGGATTGGCGACATTCGTTGGAATCCTGAGGCGGGTCTCGACCATCTCGTCGATGCCGGGAAGCGCCGCGCACCCACCGGCCAGCACGATCTGATCCACACTATTCGACTGACTGGCCGAGTAGTAGAACTGCAGAAACCGGTTGATCTGTTGGGCCACCGTCTCCTTGAACGGATCCAGGACATCGGTGACGTAGTTCTCAGGAAGTCCGCCTTCCTTCTTGGCCAGGCCCGCCTCTTCGTAGGTCAGACCATAGCGGCGCATGATCTCTTCGGTGAGCTGTCTTCCGCCGAACGCCTGTTCCCGGGTATAGATCATCTTCTGATCGTCGAGGACTTCGAGACTGGTCATCGTCGCCCCGATGTCGAACACCGCGACCGACTTGCCGAGTCCCTCTTCGGCGATCTGGTCCGCGAGCAGCGCATAGGCGTTCTCGATCGTATATGGCTCGACGTCCATGACCTTGGGCGTAAGCCCGGCGGCCTCGGCGGCCGCGACGCGCATCTCCACGTTCTCGCTTCGCGATGCGGCGAGCAGCACATCCACCGTTTCCGGGTTCCCCTCTGTACTGCCGAGGACCTCGAAATCCAGGTTGACCTCGTCGAGCGCATACGGGATGTACTGGTCGGCTTCCAGCTGCACCTGCGCCTCGAGCTCGTTCTCGCCGAGTGACGACGGCATCGTAATGATCTTGGTGATAACGGCCGAGCCCGAGACCGCCATGGCGCAGTTTCGATTTTTGGTGCCGGAGCGCTTTACCGCTCTGCGAATCGTCTCTGCCACGGCGTCCACATCGGAGATGTTTTTCTCGGTGACCGAGTTGGGCGGAAGGGGTTCGACCGCATGGTGTTCCACACGGTACCGCGAACCCGACTGGCTCAACTCGAGCAGCTTGACGGACGTCGACGTTACATCGAGCGCCACGAGGGGCATCTTCTTTGATTTGAAAAACAAGGCTATATCCCAGAAGGTCGGTGTGGTTGGAGAGTGATTCGGTTTTTATTTCGGCAGACGCCGCCAACCCTGAATACTAGTAGTTTAGACACAAAATCCTGTTTTTCCTCGGAGAGGGAGATATTTTTCACGACCCCGATTTCGGATTGATATAATTCTAGGCGGCATGCCCATCCTCATGAATATCGTCCGTGGCGGCTTGATCGCTTTTTTCGTGCTGTCCGTCATCTGCATGATCATTGCGTTGGGCGCCTACCTCTATCTCGCCCCCGGAATGCCCCCGGTTTCGATCCTGAAAGACGTCCAACTGCAGGTGCCGCTCCGCATCTACAGCCGGGACGGGGGGCTGATCACAGAGTATGGTGAGAAGCGCCGTAAGCCACTGAGTTACGAACAGATCCCGGAACTGATGCGGCAGGCCTTTCTGGCCGCGGAGGACGACAGGTTTTTCGAACATCCGGGTGTCGACTATCAGGGCCTGCTTCGCGCGGCGATCGAACTGGCGAGAACGGGCGAGAAGGGTCAAGGGGGCTCGACGATCACGATGCAACTGGCCCGGAATTTCTTCCTTACCCGCGAACGAACCTATATTCGCAAGCTTCGGGAGATCTTCCTGGCACTGAGTATCGAGCATGAACTGACCAAGGAAGAGATCCTCGAACTCTATCTGAACAAGATATACCTCGGACAACGGGCGTACGGAGTCGGTGCTGCTGCTGAGGTGTACTACGGCAGGGAAGCACATGAACTGGACCTTGCGCAGATCGCGATGATCGCGGGCCTGCCGAAGGCGCCCTCCGCCTACAATCCCGTGACCGATCCGATGCGCGCGCTCCTGCGCAGGGGCTATGTCCTGCGCCGTATGCTGGAGCTGCGATATCTGGATGAGGACGCCTATCGTGCGGCGAAGGCGGCTCCGGTTACGGCAGCCCTGCATCGGGCGGCCTCCGACGTGCAGGCGCCTTACGTGGGCGAGATGGCCCGGGCGGAGATGGTGTCCCGCTTCGGCCCTGATGTATACAACGGCGGATACGAGGTATACACGACGGTGGATTCCAGACTCCAGGCGGCCGCGGACCAGGCGCTATTCAATGGGCTCCTCGCCTATGGTCGCAGGCATGGCTATCTCGGCCCGCTGGCCAGGTCGGATGCCGAACGTCTTGAAGACGAGTCGGCGTTGATCGACGTGCTCGCGGGATATCCGTCCATCGCGGGTTTGATGCCTGCCGTTGTGGTTTCGGTCGAGGGGAAGACGGCGGAACTGTTCCTCGAGTCCGAGGGTCGGGTGACCCTTCCCTGGGAGGGGATGTCCTGGGCGCGACCTTATATCGATGGCATTCAGATGGGAGAAGCGCCCAAGAACGCATCGGACGTCCTCAGTCCGGGTGACGTCGTACGGGTCTACCGGGAGCACGACGGCACCTGGATGCTGGGGGATGTCCCCCGGGTGGCCGGGGCGCTGGTGTCGCTGGATGCGGGCGACGGCGCGATAG encodes the following:
- a CDS encoding PilN domain-containing protein; this translates as MSHINLLPWRETRRKNQQKEFIALLGFAAVTAAIAVGLVHIHVNGLIDHQKLRNTYLENEIAILDNKIKEIRKLEATRKALVERMSVIENLQATRPSIVHLFDELIVTLPEGTYLTSVKQTGENLAIKGKAESNARVSAYMRNIDKSDWVQGSRLDVIETHQQDGLRVSDFSLQASQTSPQKKAKAEKER
- a CDS encoding pilus assembly protein PilM; amino-acid sequence: MPLVALDVTSTSVKLLELSQSGSRYRVEHHAVEPLPPNSVTEKNISDVDAVAETIRRAVKRSGTKNRNCAMAVSGSAVITKIITMPSSLGENELEAQVQLEADQYIPYALDEVNLDFEVLGSTEGNPETVDVLLAASRSENVEMRVAAAEAAGLTPKVMDVEPYTIENAYALLADQIAEEGLGKSVAVFDIGATMTSLEVLDDQKMIYTREQAFGGRQLTEEIMRRYGLTYEEAGLAKKEGGLPENYVTDVLDPFKETVAQQINRFLQFYYSASQSNSVDQIVLAGGCAALPGIDEMVETRLRIPTNVANPFSRMSTSSRVSGQKLGDDAPSMMIACGLALRSFH
- a CDS encoding penicillin-binding protein 1A, giving the protein MNIVRGGLIAFFVLSVICMIIALGAYLYLAPGMPPVSILKDVQLQVPLRIYSRDGGLITEYGEKRRKPLSYEQIPELMRQAFLAAEDDRFFEHPGVDYQGLLRAAIELARTGEKGQGGSTITMQLARNFFLTRERTYIRKLREIFLALSIEHELTKEEILELYLNKIYLGQRAYGVGAAAEVYYGREAHELDLAQIAMIAGLPKAPSAYNPVTDPMRALLRRGYVLRRMLELRYLDEDAYRAAKAAPVTAALHRAASDVQAPYVGEMARAEMVSRFGPDVYNGGYEVYTTVDSRLQAAADQALFNGLLAYGRRHGYLGPLARSDAERLEDESALIDVLAGYPSIAGLMPAVVVSVEGKTAELFLESEGRVTLPWEGMSWARPYIDGIQMGEAPKNASDVLSPGDVVRVYREHDGTWMLGDVPRVAGALVSLDAGDGAIVALAGGFDYYISKFNRVTQARRQPGSSFKPFIYSAALEKDMTPATVINDAPVVFSDSQLERTWRPENYSGRFHGPTRLREALTKSRNLVSIRILRQIGVGYALEYGKLFGFDTDRFPRNLSIALGSGEVTPLELASAYAVFANGGFRIEPYFIERIARKGHTIYQANPPRACAEPCESAVDAAGEEPAARVPVSGDGEGVLPVENGVQMAERVIPAENAYQMVSMMQDVIRRGTGRKAKALGRSDLAGKTGTTNDQHDAWFSGFNADLVAVAWVGFDENHTLGARETGGAAALPVWMDYMRVALDGRPEHAMARPDGMVAVRIDPETGDRAGSGDKGAIFEIFRADHVPKQRTVDRRPLDRPYAGGGNSSDELF